A region of the Apium graveolens cultivar Ventura chromosome 6, ASM990537v1, whole genome shotgun sequence genome:
AAGAATTCCTATAGTAATATAAGAATTATGTGATGCATTACCCATGATGTACTGACCTGAAGCAGATGGGATGAGATCAACTGATATGTACTCTCTGTACCAAtaatttctttatattttttattttgggACGTGCCATTCAattttttatatttcaaaatttattaaaaatagtgtaTGAGTTCTATCACTTTTTcacttttctttctttttacacCCTACTTTTACATCACTATCttctttttatatattaaaatCAATGTGTCCCACTACTTCAcccacttttctttctctttacattactttatatatatttattaatttccGTGCCCAAACCAAACGTAAATAATTGGCTGAGATGAAGGGAGTATATTTTAGTTGTCAATTTATAGGTTAGGTGTCTGATGTACAAGTTGTGAACGTGTGTTTGTTTCTTATGGTGTATTGTTGCTAGAAGTGGCATATTCTTTGTGCGTTTATTATGTTCTTGAAGCTTATTTTAGCAGAAAAGTCCATATATACAATAAACTTCAGCTTGTTTTGTTTGATCTATGTTTTATTATTAAGTGCTCTCCTATGCATGACATGGCTCCTAAACCAAGCCTGAAGTCATTGTTGAGCGCCAACAATATGAAAGGGCAAGTGCGAAACACTTAACCAAGAATGTGCCTTTATAGTTGAAGCTATATCTGTTATATGTTGTGCCCAACTTGGGTTCAAGCCGAATTTTAATCCGATCAAACACCAAGCGCAACTATACCCAATAATCACTCTAATTAAGCTCAGATAACCGGAAATTCTCTGAAAATTAGGACGAGGATGATTACTAATGAAGTTCAAAAATACCATTTACATATACAGTAAATGAACAGAGTACAAACTTCAGTACTAAAAATTCCACTGAGACTTTTGTTAGGTAAGTGAACATGTTTCCAGGCCCCCAGCTACCATGTAAATAAAAACAGTAAACAAGACATAGCATGCGTGCTTATCATCTCAAATCTTTGGCCTCTTGTAATGTGTCCCTCTCATTCCCCCAGTTTGTTACTGAGAAATGAAAGCGTCATATGGTAAGAGACAGAGCAATCAACACCATTCATGCGTCTTCATACTAAAAGAATCTAACTCAATAGGCTCATTCAAGCTCACTAATGCTTATGCACTATATATACTTTCTTCATAAACAATAACTGTATCTACTAAGCATAAAGAAGAAAAACATATACACCTATATACCACTCGATATGGGAAAGTACTTAACCGTATCTCTGATCCTTTATTTCATAGGACAGCTGACTCTGCTGGTTTTTTCTAGCATCGTCGAAAGTCCTCAAAAAGTGGAAAATTGGTTCCAGGGATTGAAAGCAGCTGAGCTTAAGGTCACAAAACTTCACTTCTACTTTCATGATTTACGCGAGCACACCTCTGTAGAAGTAGCTTCAGCAAATATTACTGCAAGTTCACCAACTTTGTTCGGTTACTCTGCAATAATGGATGATTCGTTAACAGAAGGGCCCGAGTTCTCTTCCAAACAAGTGGGACGAGTCCAAGGCTTATACGCCTCCGCTTCTTTTAAAGAATTTAGTCTACTTTGTGCTATGACATTGGTCTTTACGGATGAGAAATACAATGGCAGCTCATTAAGCATTTTAGGAAGCAATCCGACGATGCATCAGCACCGTGAAATGCCTATCGTAGGTGGAACTGGAGTTTTCCGGATGGCACGAGGCATTGCTATGCTTACTTACATATTTTTCGATGTTCCTGGTGGGAATGCTACTGTTGAATACAATGTTATAGTTCAACATTATTAAGACTATGTGGTGCTTGCTTTTGAAATTTCCTTTCAGTACTTGGGAATTTTGTTGTATACGTTTCAATGTTTGACTTGTGGTAGATAAACTTTGCAAAGCAGTGATATCGATAATTGTATTAGACTCACAACTGTGTTTGATTACATGCTGGAGatcgagctcggctcgttaagggCTAGAGCTCGGGTTCGAGCGCGAGCTGGGACTCGAACACAAAAATgtgttcgtaaagaaaaagagCTTGAGTCGAGTTTTTGGCATGTTTAGCTCGAGTtcgactcggctcggctcggttctGTTCTGTTCTAGCTCAGCTCGGTTCAGCTcgaaaaaaattcaaaaaataattatatttttttatatttgattattatgaattttattaagatttttttataaatatttctcaTTTATTGAACCGTATGATGTCAAACTATATACTTTAGTAATTTGAAAAAAGTTTCAGATTAAAATATTGATGTCAAACTATATTCTTTAGTAATTTGAAAAAAGTTTCagataaaaatatatttttttaatttaatatttaaataattaacaAGTGATTTGACTACTACTTGTAACTAGTATTTGTTATCatattggtgtttcgatttttttgaaaactatttatgaatgatccatccgtacggatgtcaaaatctatatattcgagtgatataataaatttttttgaaaaaataaatatatttggtttgctattttaacagttaactagTATTTTGACCGGTACTCCTGTTTAGTCcaatattgatgttttaatttttctaaaaatatttatgaatgatccaaccggacgaatatcaagatctatatatttttgtgataagagaaaattttctgaaaatattaaaattattttgtttattattttaacaatcaacaaCGGTTTGAATAGTAATTCTAACTAGTGTTCAGTACCgtattgatgtttcgatttttctaaaaatatttatgaatgatccatccgtacggatattaagatctatatattttagtgatatgataaaaattttagtaAAAAAAATATACAATACAAGAAAAACAGGCTGAGACAAAAGTTTTAAACCGTTGTCTGAGACCCCAGAAAACCGTTGAGTATCGAGGCACCGTCTGATACGCGTATCAGACAACGGTACTCGTCCATTTTCTGACTTAACCGAAGACAACAACAAAGCTATAAGGAAGCATTGTTAGCAAGTTGGTATACATAACGAATTTCATTATAGAGTGTTGTAAGATATTGTATGAGTCATGCGATTTTTGAAGCATTCCAGACTCAGAAATCATTCACACAATGGTTCTTGTAAAACAATAGCGTTGTATTGCTCTCCTACACTCTCCTACAGTCAATAGTTTCTTAACTTTTACACATTGTCTAAAATGACTAAACACGATGGCATTTTAAAATTTGTGTTGTAAGATATCGTGTTAGTCATGTGTTTCTTAGATGCATAGCACATGATACAACGTTTCCCTTTAGTACAAGCGTTATTCTTTACTCCTACAGTCAACAGTTTTAGAAGAAGCTTTATTTTCCGTGATCTATAATTACAATGGGTTTTGGCTTAGTTTCGTTGTAAGAATCATATTTAACAACTGTCACATATTAATGTTTTTGTTTGTAGAATTATTAGACGATGGTTTTTTGCATAAAACTGTAGAGTAAAAACACTTGTTCACAAGCTTCTCTCTTTTATAAAGAGTTGTAGGAATAATGTAGGGCAATATTTTCATTTTTAGGTAACTGTTATCTGATATCTTTGTTAGGATGGTTTTTTTAGAAAAGATGAAGGGGACAATGACATCATGGTGATACGGTAGTGAGGTCATAAttgaaattaaaatattattaaaataattggTAAATTTGAATGGGTTtgttaaaaatgaaataaataataatagtTGGCTGATTGAAAGATGGTAATTTAAGTATGATCGGTTAATGGTAATTAATTAATGTAATAATTATAAGTAGAAAAAGGGATGAATGAATTGTTAAAAATATGATGGATTTATTTTGGAATTCATGAAATGGATCAAATTATAGTAAAGTCTTTGTTactcaattaaaataatatttaaaatttgttaatcggaagaataaattatatatattaaaataatattattaataaataataataagatGGACTTTACAATTTTGAATGAGTATAATTATAGTTAATCAAAATGATTAGTATATACGTGAGATAGCTAGCAGATTTTAAAGAAATAAATCGGGTATCCTCGTTGAATGATTAAATATTGGTTTTCGAAAACTAAATTataatttatgaaaatattttataaccattatattattatattgagAAGTTCAATATTTATTTGGGtagtaataatattttattttatcttgtgtGAATATAACTTTATTTAGTTTCGAGAATTATTATGGGACTCTATTCAGCAGTAAAAGGCTAttggaaattattatttttaccTTTTATTATGGAAATGAGGAAAGTTGTTGCTTTTTTCCTACTCATATCGAGAAAATTGTTTGAATGCTGTGTTTTAAATATTTCTTAGAATATTGTTATTCTTTCAGATATTTGTTGAAAATTATTTTTCCTAAATAGGGCATTTGGAGTATAAAAGGTTattatattttgtattttattttatccGAAACATTTATACTTCTGGTATTTCATTTTGTCCCATTGTTCGGGAAGACTTATAATTTTGTTCGGTAAAGATTGTCTGGGTCAACCACCTTCAATTTTATATAGATAAATTCTATCTTTTAGAATTATCCAACTTTTTTGAATTCGAACACTGGTCCACTGTTGATAGgtataaataaattatgattgtataattaaatactgcattaattgtacaagctgtgggctgctaggcccaataaaaagatatatgaaactcagaccagaaaggttaagcctgatggaccagatcaggcctgatggaataaaaaaggcccaaaagccctaattattaattaatttcgtaattaattaataagggaaaaatcagctattgagaagagtcccgataaggatataaatccttatagattagcctcaaggggacctaaaaggataaggaatcagctttctacttcctaggactcctaagtctatcctaattcagaggcttgtccaccaagtctcctataccaagtccaattcaaggactcccacatctatataaggggcctcaccccacaaatcagaactacgttttttgacttgatccttggcaatcagcaaggtacgtaggcatcttgttaaggcagattgagtcacgaaacacaagagcagtcaaatcgagccttggagctcacgttccttagtattaaatacagcaatcatatatagtagttttaatccataacatttggcgccgtctgtgggaaaaacggaacaacaaccatggcgagaacacggagaacaaccagcactctggaggagggaacatcatcagggacaacccaggtgatttcaccaaccgtggaggttcctccccattcaacttatgcatctactcagggggaagcccagacaggggcaactcatcctcagccacaagggacaactcccccgactattcaaggtacgaatcctcaagttcaacaaatacatatacctgtgaattctcgacccgtcgggtatgaatattcaactattgttactactaaccccccttatgggatgccccttcaccctgaggttggaggaagtggatatgctgggcgaagcgaagcacgagggcggtcgccccccaatatacgaggtttggatcctatccctgaggatcggaaattttctggtccatacactgagagagactccgaatcttcggatgatgaagtagccccgagaaggaggcgtcctggaaaagagccaatggccgatggaaggcaacgcccccaaagcaccccaggggcgaatccccaagaagtacaggaaaagatcagggctcatgaggctgaaatccaaaggctgaggcgtgatttggaggctcaccaagccaccagaccccacatacctcctagggggagaaatcctcctcctatcatagacctggatggtccggtaagaagaagggctgctgtcccaagaactgatccaagcaatctccttccccttggagatcctgatgatccaactccacccttcacagaagagataatgaatgcccatatctcaagaaaattcaagatgcccactatcaaagcctatgatggcacgggagaccccgctaatcatgttaggacattctctaatgcactgctgctgcaacccgtgaatgatgctataaaatgtcgggccttccctcaaaccctgtcgggtatggctcaaagatggtacagtcgcctacccccaaattctattggatcattcagagaattaagtcaggcttttattaagcaattcatcagtggaagagtccatgagaaaagttcagcatctcttatgagtcttgtgcagggagctaaagaatccttaagagattacctaaatcgttttacaaaggaggctttaaaagtcccagaccttgatgataaggtagccatgatagcactacaacaaggaactagggatgagtttttcaaaaTGTCTTTGGctaaacgaccccctgagagcatgttgcagctccaagagagggcagggaagtatatcaaggttgaagaaagtatgaggaagaccgtagtaagtaatgagcccactggaggcaagaaacgaaaaactgatttggagtatatcgctaaggataaatatcctagaactgaacaaaaccctgattcaacccccaagaagggaggacctgggcaaaagttcactgaatacgctaagctgaatgctcccagaagtcagattttgatggagattgagaaagacagagatattcgctggcctaagcccttgaaggctgatcccgccaagctagataagggcaagtattgcaggtttcacaaagatgttggccatgacaccgatgagtgtaggcagttgaaagatgaaattgagtttttgattcgaaaaggaagattgaacaagtatactggagatggaggagacagaaataataatggaaggaagaactttgaagatcgtaggagggaccaagatgatcaggggcggaatccccaacctagaggaccagttataaacaccatttatggagggccgagacctcgagggcctgtgataaacacgatctttggaggtccaactgctgctggattgtccaaaaattccagaaaggcatatactagagaggttatgcatattgttggagaagccccgaagagggccaggacagaagtaacattggcttttgatgattccgacctagagggtgtgaagtttccccatgacgacccgctggtcataacgccgataataggaaatagcccggttaagagggtccttgtggataatggtgcttctgtggatatcttgctccatgacacctttctaaggatggggtataacgactcccagttgacaccaaccgacatgccgatatatggatttgctggagtagaatgtcctgtggaagggataattaaattgccaaccaccataggtacggagccaaggcaagcaacgcagatgctggattttgtggtggtaaaggctagttcaacttataatgctatcatggggagaacagggatacatgccttcaaggcagtcccctcttcctaccattcagtcatgaagtttcccacccgaaacgggattggagaagagacaggagatcaaaaaatggctagaagctgttatgtggcctctttgagggcagatggagtcggggggcaggttcttcctattgaagatatggatgttcgagaaaatgatgagaatagaggaaggccagcagaagaattggtttcggttcctttagatcccaagaatcctgagaggatgactttcattggagctacattagaggagccccttagagggaagttagtgaaatttttgcaagaaaatagtgatgtgtttgcatggtcagcagctgatatgccaggcatagacccggagttaattacccacaagttaaacgtggatccaagccggaagacagtgaaacaaaagaaaagaaattttgccccggaaagacaagaggctataaagcaggaagtggaaaagctcttagaggctggtttcattgaggagattcaatttccggagtggttagcaaaccctgtaatggtgaagaaggctaatggaaagtggaggatgtgtatagacttcaccgatctgaatgatgcatgccccaaagactgttttccgctgcctagaattgatactttgattgatgccaccgctggacatgagatgctgagtttcatggatgggtttagcggatacaaccagatcaaaatgcataaggatgacattccaaaggtatcatttatcactgactttggtgtttattgttatcttgttatggcgtttggtctcaagaatgcaggagccacctatcaaaggttggtgaataaaatttttaaggatcttattgggaagactatggaagtctatgttgatgacatgctagtcaagagtctagtaaagactgatcatataacccatttgagggaagcttttgaggtcctgaggtaccacaagatgatgttgaatcccacgaagtgtgctttcggagtaggatctggaaaattcttgggattgatggtctcaaagaggggaattgaggctaaccccgataaaataaaggcaatcctggacatggaacccccaaaaactgtcaaggatgttcagaaactcacaggaagggttgctgcgctaggacgattcatctccaagtcaggagacaagtgcttgtcattcttcaagtcattaaagaacattaaagactttgtatggagtgaggaaaatccaaaggcatttgaagagttaaagaagtatatgggccaggccccgttgttggccaagccagttctgggtgaagttttattcttgtacttggctgtttcagaaagcgccttgagcgcggtgttggttaaggaggaactgaaagtccagaaacccgtatactatgtcagcaaaattttgcatggtgctgagttgaattattcagccattgagaaattcgctttagccttggtaatggcttcaagaaagctgcgtccttattttcaagctcaccaaattgaagtgctaacaaatcagccactgagaaatatcattcacagtcccaaggcaagtgggagactaattaagtgggcaatagagttgggagagttcgatctcaagtataagccacgtatggccataaaagcccaggcactagctgacttcgtggtggaatgtaccatacccaaccaagaagttggggggcaggaagataccacacctcaagacaagggagtcgacaatggggacaaggagaaagaatattgggttctctattttgatggagcatcaaaaacaaattccagtggagcagggttggttttgcaaagccctgatggattcttaattgagtatgccatgaagctagacttcccaaccacaaacaatgaggcagagtatgaagccctgattgctggccttggtctagctgggacacttagagtcaaaaacttaaaggtccgtggagactcgaagttgatcatatcccaggtaaagggagaatttgaagcaagggatgatacgatggcaaagtatgttcgcctagtaagggctgtgatgacccaatttaatgaatgccatgttgaacacattccaagggaagaaaatgctaaagcagatgcgctatcaaagtttgcttcatctgagattgaagaaagttcaggaagtgtgtacttccgtgttttgaagacacgaagcatagatgttaagcttgtggctcccgtaggcttggggacgtcatggattgatcccatcaaggctcacatttagaccggttggttgccaagcgatacaattgaggcacggaagttaactgttcgagcactaaggtactctttgatagatgggattctatataaaagatctttcgtggttccttacttgaggtgtctcaggcccgatgaggcacgcttggctcttgaggaagtgcatgaaggcatttgcgggcagcacttggggggcagggccttggctcataagttaacccgtttaggcttttattggccaaaaatgatggctgatgccaaagaatatgtgaagaagtgtgaccgctgtcaaaagcatgcaccaattgttagacaaccccccgagatgctgacctctatcaactcacctattccctttgccatgtgggggatggatattctagggccttttcctatggccacggcacaaaggaaatttctgattgtagccattgattatttcaccaagtggattgaagccaaacctttggccaaaatcacaactaagcaggttgcacaattcctgtgggaaaacattatgtgccgatatggaattccccgtatcctcgtcactgacaatggaacgcaattcaacaatgaggaattcaagaagtattgtgaagaaaatgaaattgagttacgattcacctctgtggctcacccgcaagccaatgggcaagcggaggtagcaaatcggataatcctggatggattaaagaagaggatcgagaagtcaagaaataattgggtggacgagatacttcccatattgtgggcctataggactacctgtagagtcacgacaaatgcaactcctttcatgttggcatatggggcggaagcagtagttcccgtggagatatcacattcttctccaaggattcaggcttttgatgaaaaagaaaatgaggaagggcagaagttagccctggatttaatcgatgaagtgcgagataaagcacacgcaaagatagtagaatatcagaaaaaggcttcattctactacaacctaagggttaaagagaggtttttcaaacaaggtgacctagtcttgagaaaaatagaggcttctggtgtcggacagaaaggaaagcttgccccaaattgggaagggccgtatagagtcaagagcgttcagggtagaggaacctacaagctggagactatggatggttttgaagtcccgagaacctggcacgcacaaaacctgaaggtttactacgtgtgagatggtcgaagtacgattctcactcgtcaggatggcgagtaggttgaaaagcaccttgaagctttgcttgcttaggatttatatgttttagttttattacgaaatttattaagacttgtgtaagggacgaatcccagacaattttatgaaattcataagttcttcaaagtatgtttgtggcctaacaaataaaaatcaaatgcatggatgcaagcataaaaggtgataaatgaaatagatctgatagatgttacaaaagtttgataaataaagtctcgaaaataaaaaaaaccacgcagggctgaaaaagctctaaggagctgaagtaccctcggcatccatatcatcgtcctctccactctcgctggatgtctctgtcgtctcggaggaggaggaagagctgtcgtcctcagcaggtctggaagaagactcgggaggaggaaggagtggatcctgaggaacatggtctgagacaactactcgggtacgaaacctctgtagcaaagcctcgtcatcaggacagatatagtccgccgggttaatatcaggacaagcctcgttcacggtcccaagggccgtgtcccaaccagtcctaaaaaactcgggaaagactgaatcatccctaatcctcatagattgggcaaactcctccgagtccagatagttgtctatagccttatccttatccgcccgaagtaccaccagctcggcgttagactctccgagttcttcctccttgcgcttgagcttcttctccagggtagcaaacttcttctgctgcctcctgagggcattatcggccttatcagaagcccgcttccatgattcggcttgcctcacagcgccttgaaagtaggcgttagactgaaacaaaacaattaacaaagtataaggcaagaaagtgctacaagaatgagaaataagtttaaaaaagagaaggcataccgaagccagagattgggctcccatgagcttaatcctctcaaggtcaggggtggccaccacatcagtaaagtcctttggagtcacgctatgataggaccaatcccaagcatgcttcgtggaaccaaccacggtatcccctcggcggaatccccagagaggctgaaaggcgcctgtagcagcagcagcaggggcagcagcagtgataggagcattatggccctcagctccttcagttgaagcctcccccataggctccttgtgctttctcaagaagataggctctgtcgcctttcctcgggtgtctaggcctgctaaccgagctttcttcatcctagctgtttcctcgaccaaggggacattgtcctcgttaatctccttagcagctgaaacaaagcaaaagacaaaataagtgatgttaataatgcgtgaaataaagaaaaattgagaagggaagagaaataccctgttgagaaacagaggatagtcccacatgaatcagggaaaactcttctaaaagagtccagctggtggtggtgccatcatcctgagtgagcccattgtaaatgatagtttcttcaggagttaagtgaatggatttgaggctaccatcactgaccttcccgaaggaagatcgaaagagcgtgccccagtcgccattctcccaacgtaacccaacgaaactattcctccaatttggattattatcaggaatagaggcgctattaaagatatgtttgcttttgggcctttgtttgacataaacccagccacaaatattggaagaactattgtaacattgaaagactttcctaaaaacggctacagaaagaggaaag
Encoded here:
- the LOC141665824 gene encoding dirigent protein 22-like; protein product: MGKYLTVSLILYFIGQLTLLVFSSIVESPQKVENWFQGLKAAELKVTKLHFYFHDLREHTSVEVASANITASSPTLFGYSAIMDDSLTEGPEFSSKQVGRVQGLYASASFKEFSLLCAMTLVFTDEKYNGSSLSILGSNPTMHQHREMPIVGGTGVFRMARGIAMLTYIFFDVPGGNATVEYNVIVQHY